A single region of the Vanessa tameamea isolate UH-Manoa-2023 chromosome 18, ilVanTame1 primary haplotype, whole genome shotgun sequence genome encodes:
- the LOC113399787 gene encoding allergen Tha p 1-like, whose protein sequence is MMRVIILLFTVLAVALGNQISFEDLDIEKLLSNEEKSKAAFACLMDQKPCGEMQGLRDTIPYLIKTKCGQCTPKQKQKYDHISKVLSEKHPEYFSALALKYSPSAQ, encoded by the exons ATGATGcgtgtgattattttattatttacggtGCTAGCAGTTGCGCTCGGCAACCAAATCAGTTTTGAAGATTTGGATATAGAAAAGTTATTGAGCAATGAGGAAAAGAGTAAAGCAGCGTTCGCATGCCTCATGGATCAGAAGCCTTGTGGAGAGATGCAGGGATTAAGag atACTATACCCTACTTGATAAAAACTAAATGTGGTCAGTGTACTCCAAAACAGAAGCAGAAGTATGATCACATATCTAAAGTTCTCAGTGAAAAACATCCAGAATACTTCAGTGCTTTAGCGTTAAAATATTCGCCGTCGGCGCAATAA
- the LOC113399738 gene encoding allergen Tha p 1-like, producing the protein MKIFIFLFGFMLLSLSFADQYTDRYDDFDIKELTSNRRLLSSYLKCVLDQGRCTPEGKELKLHIKDAMQTGCEKCTATQKTKARIVVAHIREHENTFWEELKKKYDPDHKYKEIYEGFLNSDV; encoded by the exons ATGAAGATATTCATATTTCTCTTCGGTTTCATGCTTTTGAGTTTGTCATTTGCTGACCAATACACGGATAGATACgatgattttgatataaaagaACTTACATCAAACAGAAGGTTGTTGTCGTCGTACTTAAAATGCGTTTTGGATCAGGGTCGCTGCACTCCCGAAGGAAAGGAACTAAAAT TGCACATTAAAGACGCCATGCAGACTGGATGCGAGAAATGTACTGCAACACAAAAAACCAAAGCACGCATAGTAGTTGCCCATATTCGTGAACACGAGAACACGTTTTGGGAAGAACTGAAGAAAAAATACGATCCGGACCACAAATACAAGGAAATATACGAAGGTTTTCTTAATTCGGACGTTTAA
- the LOC113398758 gene encoding uncharacterized protein LOC113398758, translated as MKYWLLCLCALTVVASCMAQQYQQFVNRYDNFNADSIIQNERILLAYYKCVMEKGPCTKDGRNFKRVLPETLTTACGRCSPQQKVVVRKMLLGIRAKSEPRFLELLDKYDPTQANREALYGFLVTGKRMRKEQCYLYANMKFIILLLSFTAYVLAEDKYPNDEIDLTEVLGNDRLITSYSKCLVNKGPCTPEVKKLKDKLPEALETRCAKCTDKQKEMGRQLVNEVKTKHPEIWKELVAHYDPQGKYKEAFAEFLKS; from the exons ATGAAGTACTGGCTGCTTTGTTTATGTGCGCTAACGGTGGTGGCATCCTGCATGGCACAGCAATACCAACAGTTCGTGAATCGTTACGACAACTTTAATGCTGACTCCATCATACAGAACGAGAGAATTCTGCTCGCTTATTACAAGTGCGTCATGGAAAAAGGTCCTTGTACCAAGGATGGCAGGAACTTCAAAC gaGTACTACCAGAAACATTGACAACAGCATGCGGCCGTTGTTCTCCGCAACAAAAGGTTGTCGTTCGCAAGATGCTCCTCGGAATTAGAGCTAAGAGCGAACCCCGATTCCTCGAACTTCTCGACAAATATGATCCGACTCAAGCAAATAGGGAGGCGCTTTATGGTTTTTTGGTAACGggaa AACGCATGCGTAAGGAACAGTGTTACCTTTATGCAAATATGaagtttataattttgcttttaagCTTTACCGCCTATGTCTTAGCGGAAGATAAATACCCTAATGATGAAATTGACCTCACTGAAGTTTTGGGCAATGACAGACTTATAACTTCATATTCTAAGTGTCTAGTAAATAAAGGACCATGCACTCCGGAAGTCAAAAAACTTAAag ATAAACTGCCAGAAGCTTTGGAAACACGTTGTGCAAAATGTACCGATAAGCAGAAGGAAATGGGAAGGCAGTTGGTTAACGAAGTGAAAACCAAACATCCTGAAATCTGGAAGGAGCTTGTAGCTCATTATGATCCACAAGGGAAATATAAAGAAGCATTCGCAGAATTCCTTAAATCGTAA
- the LOC113399299 gene encoding EF-hand domain-containing family member B-like, translating to MPIDCRKSTSGGKGNVGMYIERDRNICAAGIPTAQPNDFVADSLQHYLLKDEADALISDAIIPPKKPRPAPPLRYPIPLDKRFAGPFGQVADLINPPIKTKFQTLVDDFKDTPYSSYWKRPLGKVSDPVPLLPEGFDTLNTTFGKKTEFHGRLYDVVMPKEPIQSDNMHKSKECGVQSTRNYCVPAYNPDLTFGHRTFVDKRGTYARCCVTDDRILLGNSGKTIVNTLQSNFQDMTQPRIGTVLAPNDNISNLPNGYTFGKLKAPDNLIECLTFCKISPDVHFYRKCLGHLNSLRKYLSKRFLPTFFRGFYLNLKYFDTLKCDWLDKDIVYNACAFRLIRFDTSLIEPLLFVWKAFDGSKIKYKTFVYVINYKQPLPDIPKMSDIPLDCLDFNTTYTDMVKPGQEKDDKLMAGIPSGRYFDLDYPITPENCCRADRTCLPHESDVKACLNPSILTLFHVNHRDMFAKREPNVIRKVFEAAGESLPEEKFNAVWEDAKTYHSKGWVCYETFRRALENYSISNNNTNKNKQD from the coding sequence ATGCCAATAGATTGCCGCAAGTCTACGTCTGGGGGAAAGGGTAATGTGGGTATGTACATTGAAAGAGATCGTAATATTTGTGCTGCTGGAATACCAACAGCTCAACCAAATGACTTCGTCGCAGACAGTTTACAACACTATTTATTGAAAGATGAGGCTGACGCTCTTATTAGCGATGCTATTATTCCCCCTAAAAAACCAAGACCAGCACCACCATTACGATATCCAATACCACTTGATAAACGTTTTGCTGGACCATTTGGACAAGTTGCGGATCTAATAAATCcaccaataaaaacaaaatttcaaacTTTAGTAGATGATTTTAAAGATACTCCATATTCTTCTTATTGGAAAAGACCTCTTGGAAAAGTCAGCGATCCAGTGCCATTGTTACCAGAAGGATTTGACACATTAAATACAACGTTTGGTAAGAAAACTGAATTTCACGGCCGTTTGTATGATGTTGTAATGCCTAAGGAGCCTATACAAAGTGATAATATGCATAAATCAAAGGAATGTGGTGTTCAATCGACCCGTAATTATTGTGTTCCTGCCTATAACCCAGACTTGACATTTGGTCATAGAACCTTTGTCGATAAACGTGGTACGTACGCAAGGTGTTGCGTTACTGATGATAGAATCTTACTCGGAAATAGCGGCAAAACGATTGTAAATACATTACAATCTAATTTTCAAGATATGACTCAACCGAGAATCGGCACAGTTTTAGCTCCTAACGATAATATTAGCAATTTACCAAATGGTTATACCTTTGGAAAATTAAAAGCTCCTGACAACCTTATAGAGTGCTTGACGTTTTGCAAAATAAGTCCGGATGTACATTTTTACCGAAAATGCTTAGGGCATCTCAATTCTCTTCGAAAATACTTATCCAAACGCTTCCTTCCCACATTTTTTCgaggattttatttaaatctaaaatactTTGATACTTTAAAATGTGATTGGCTTGATAAGGATATCGTATATAATGCATGCGCTTTCAGATTAATTAGGTTTGATACGTCATTAATCGAACCTTTGCTTTTTGTGTGGAAAGCATTTGACGGCTCTAAGATCAAATATAAGACATTTGTttatgtgattaattataaacaacctTTACCAGACATTCCGAAAATGTCAGACATACCATTAGATTGTCTCGATTTTAACACTACGTATACTGATATGGTTAAACCTGGACAAGAGAAAGATGATAAATTAATGGCGGGTATACCATCAGGTCGTTATTTCGATTTAGATTATCCGATAACACCAGAAAATTGCTGTAGAGCTGATCGAACATGTCTGCCTCATGAATCAGATGTGAAAGCTTGTCTAAATCCtagtattttaactttatttcatGTTAATCATAGAGATATGTTTGCGAAACGTGAGCCAAATGTTATTAGAAAAGTTTTTGAAGCTGCTGGTGAATCTTTACCAGAAGAAAAGTTCAATGCTGTTTGGGAAGACGCTAAGACTTACCACTCGAAGGGATGGGTATGCTATGAAACGTTTCGACGAGCATTGGAAAACTATTccataagtaataataacacgaataaaaacaaacaagattga
- the LOC113399645 gene encoding allergen Tha p 1-like — protein MYANFSFYFQMLTKPFVVICCLAVAVLAEEKYTDKYDNINIHEILENKRLLTAYVNCMLDKGKCSPEGKELKDHIQDALETGCEKCTEKQKEGATTIIERLISHEKEFWDELCAKYDPEGVWRKKYEEQAKEKGIIIPH, from the exons atgtatgcaaaTTTTTCCTTTTACTTCCAGATGCTTACCAAACCTTTCGTTGTGATCTGCTGCCTGGCAGTGGCAGTGCTCGCGGAGGAGAAGTACACTGACAAATATGACAACATCAACATTCACGAGATTTTGGAGAACAAGAGATTGTTGACAGCTTATGTCAACTGTATGCTGGACAAAGGCAAATGCAGCCCCGAAGGCAAGGAGTTGAAGG ACCATATTCAAGACGCCCTCGAAACGGGCTGTGAAAAATGTACCGAAAAACAAAAGGAGGGAGCTACGACCATTATTGAACGGCTTATCTCACACGAGAAGGAGTTCTGGGATGAACTATGTGCCAAGTACGATCCCGAAGGAGTATGGAGGAAGAAATACGAGGAACAAGCAAAAGAAAAAGGCATCATCATACCCCACTAA
- the LOC113399686 gene encoding allergen Tha p 1-like, translating to MKTVNIACVLFLVTMVNSKPADTYTDKFDTIDINEILENRRLLIPFIKCLLDQSKCSAEGKELKSHIQEAMENNCAKCTDAQKKWTRVVISHFIKNEPEYWKELSAKYDPQSKYVKKYDAELKSIKA from the exons ATGAAGACTGTAAACATAGCCTGCGTTTTGTTCTTAGTCACTATGGTTAATTCGAAACCTGCAGACACGTACACAGACAAATTTGATACTATAGATATCAATGAGATCCTCGAAAATCGGCGACTACTTATtccttttattaaatgtttgttgGATCAAAGTAAATGCTCAGCGGAAGGGAAAGAGTTGAAAT ctCACATCCAGGAAGCTATGGAGAACAACTGTGCTAAATGTACTGATGCACAAAAGAAATGGACTCGTGTGGTGATAAGTCACTTTATCAAAAACGAACCCGAATACTGGAAGGAACTCTCTGCCAAGTACGACCCGCAGAGCAAGTACGTCAAGAAATACGATGCGGAGCTAAAATCTATTAAGGCTTAA
- the LOC113399671 gene encoding allergen Tha p 1-like, protein MKVIIIFALAFCVAVAWGKPQGTYTDKWDQINIDEILESQRLLKGYVDCLVDKGRCTSDAKALKETLPDALEHDCKKCTEKQKTGADKVIRHLVNKRPDLWKELSAKYDPKNIYQQRYKDKIDSVKQA, encoded by the coding sequence ATGAAGGTCATTATCATTTTCGCATTGGCATTTTGCGTGGCAGTAGCTTGGGGTAAGCCACAGGGTACTTACACTGACAAATGGGACCAAATCAACATCGATGAAATTTTAGAATCACAGCGCCTGTTAAAAGGTTACGTCGACTGCTTAGTTGATAAAGGCCGTTGCACATCTGACGCTAAAGCCCTTAAAGAAACTCTCCCTGATGCACTGGAACATGATTGTAAGAAATGTACCGAAAAGCAAAAGACTGGTGCCGACAAAGTTATTAGACATCTGGTCAACAAACGTCCTGATTTATGGAAAGAACTATCAGCCAAATATGATCCCAAGAACATCTATCAACAAAGATACAAGGACAAAATCGACTCCGTAAAGCAAGCTTAA
- the LOC113399746 gene encoding allergen Tha p 1-like: MLTRLISYVAILTMVLADFYSSRYDDFDIQPLLENDRVLIGYSKCFLDQGPCTPEAKDFKKAIPEAVETTCGKCTPKQKSLIRTVIRAIMDKHPEAWEELVEKYDKNKNYRENFKIFIEGND, encoded by the exons ATGCTAACCAGGCTCATTAGTTACGTCGCAATCCTCACAATGGTCTTAGCGGATTTCTACAGTTCGAGATATGATGATTTTGATATTCAACCACTATTAGAAAACGACAGGGTACTGATAGGTTACAGCAAGTGCTTCCTCGATCAAGGACCTTGCACCCCGGAGGCAAAAGACTTTAAAA AAGCAATACCAGAAGCGGTTGAAACTACATGTGGCAAATGTACTCCGaaacaaaaaagtttaattcGAACAGTGATAAGAGCTATAATGGATAAGCACCCTGAAGCTTGGGAGGAACTTGTTGAAAAGTATgacaaaaataagaattatagagagaacttcaaaatatttatagaaggaAATGATTAA